Within the Miscanthus floridulus cultivar M001 chromosome 17, ASM1932011v1, whole genome shotgun sequence genome, the region TGTCGTCCCTGAGGGATACGCTACCTGAAGAACCGTCGCATGGCGCTCCTGAGGTGGAAAAGGCCAAACATCTACATGTTGCCTCCAGGTTCAGGATGACCGACCACCTAACATAATGGAACATCTTTGGCTGACAGAGGTTGACAAACTACTCGATTCATGGCTCAAACTTTTCTCAACAAAAGTCAGGAGATCATAACTGTATGATATACGTACTGACGTACTGTATGACCTGGTTAGAATAATCTTGCTACTTCTACTCGAGGTTTTGAAAATCGACTTTGATGCTCAGCCGATCGATGACCTCCCATACTGATTGTGTATGGTCCAGCAGGGAGGGaaatccattttcaaaacatTGCTTATAATATCTACTTTCAAGTAACAGACGTGCATATAATGAGAAAAAAAGTGGTAAAGAAGCCAGGTGATTCTAATTTTTGGGCAAGTCTTATGGACGTCAAAGACCTTATGCTAAAAACATGGGAAGTTCAAGGTTAATAGTGGCAATGAAGCTAGTTTTGGAAATGACCTGTGGATTGGTCGAGAACAGCACAACCCCTTTGAACATATCGTTTAGAAGGGCGGTGAAAGTTTGGATGATTGGCTGAATTTGGTCTCCTTGTGACCATCAATTTGAATGAGAATAAGGATAGGTTTTTTGTGTCGGTTGAGGAAAAATGGTGAATTTTCGACTCAATCTTTATATCGGGGGCTCATGAAGAAAGAGATGAATGGTGGGAAAGATTTGTTCTGAAAGGCAAAGCTCCCATTGAAAAATAAAGATTTTCCTCGAGTATTTAAAACGAGGGATCATATTTATAAAAGATAACTTGTTAAAAAGGGGTGGAAAGCGGACCCTAGCTGTAGCTTTTGTGGTTTAAAGGAGACAGTGAAACCTCTCTTTTTCGAGTGTTGTATGATGATGATTCTTGTGGAATGCATTGTTCATCACTTTCAACCACCCAAAAATAATATTCACATGTTTGGCTCATGGCTTAGGAATTTTATCCCAAGTTTGAGAAAGCCGGATAATGTTGGGTCGTTTGCTGGTGATGTGCTGGTTTTTGTGGTTGAATAGAAACGATATAGTATGTGATAAGAAAAAATTTAACTCATTCATACAGGTAGTTTTACTGGATGAGACAATGATCCCAGTTAtctaaagagaaagagaggatggTGCTGAAGAGAATGGATGCATGTGTTTGGAAGTTATGCTGTCAAAGGTTTTTGGAAGAGCGGGTTGGAAGCAACAGAGAAGTTTGGAGATCTAAGCGTCTTTGTTTTTTAACTTCTGTGATGACTTTGTTGTGTGCGCGCGCTCTACGTAGTGGAGAGTGGTCGTTCGGACCTTTTTATGTACTGATCGGTTGTACCTGTTTGCCGGTGAATGTGGAAGGCCCGAATACGTTTTATTTCTTAATTAATTGAAAAAATATaacgagagagaaaaaaaaaagtctaCCATGACGCCAAACAGAAATGAATATTTAAAATTTCACTTTTTGACACAAGAAATATGCATTATCAAGTCAGCTGAACAGGACTACTGTCACATAAGCTTATTACCTCAAGTCAGACTAATATGGACTCTGGTAACTAGTCTGATGTCCAAGTCCAATGAAGGCACAGATGGGGTTAGTCAAAAAATAGCAATAATCTTCACGCACGGTACTGTGTAGGATGTATGGTCATAGGAAGAAGCCGGCGAGTAGGACAACAACCGCCATCTGAAATGTAATCTGCAACAGTGAATAcaatggataattaattaagcttCTTGTGATGACAGAGATGTAATAAACTTGATTCATAGTACTAGTTAATTTAGCCACTGATAAAGCTCAGAATTTCCTTACCGCCGCCAGCTTGGAAGAAGAGGAGTACGTCGGCGATGGCGGGTAGAAGGACGCTCTGTCGAACCCGAGGTTGTACACCGGCGTGCCGTTAGGGTAAAACAAGCCGTAGTTCCTCTCCGACGTTGGGCCGGGCTTCATGTCCTCGTTGAAGAGCGCGAAGACGAAGACGTCGACGGGGACGTGCGGCTTGAGCGGCGTGCCCTGGCCCATGGCGATCCTCTTCATGAGGTTGCCGTTGTAGGCGGCGGCGTTGGCCACGGTGGCGCCCACTTCGTCGTCGTCCCCCTTGGACGGCCACCCGGTCTCGGAGATCCTTACGGTGAGGTCCGTGTGGCCCATGGCCTTCATTGCCGCGTACACGGCGTCGATCTGGGCGTAGAGCATGTTGTCGTAGGTGAGGTTGGTGTTGGGGTCCACCACGCCGGGGTTGGGCTCGAACAGCACGTACGGCAGCGACACGGTCCCCGGGCTCGCCATGTAGGCGAAGAACGGGTACGCGTTGATGAGGAACGGCGACCCCACCTCGGCGTGGAAGTTGAGGATCGGCTGCACGTACTGCGCGAGCTCCTCCCGGAATGCGCCCGACGACGGCGGGTAGCTGCTGGCTAGGATGTTCACCGAGTGCGCCGTCGAGACGTTCACCTGCCCCGCGAGGCCCAGCGCCACCACCGCCTGGTACACGGCCTGCATGGCCGGGAGCAGGCTCTGCATGGCGGCCGTGTCCTTGCCGGAGAGCACCTCGTTCCCCACGGTGATGCAGGTGATGCGCGTGCCGGGCAGGAACGGCTGCACGTGCTGCGCCACCCAGGCCCGGGCCTTGCGGGCGTCCGTCAGGTTGAAGAGGTCCTCGTTGCCGACGATGAACTCCACGCCCGTGCCGGCGAAGGCCGTCAGCACGGCCGGGTCGGCGTCGTAGAGCTTCACGCGGTTCACGTTCAGCGACTGCAGGAGGTCCGACACCTGCGTCGGGTGCGGGAGGTTGTTCGCGATCTGCCCGTAGTTGATGCCGAACTTGAGTGGcgccgccgtcgtggccgccgacGCAACGTCGATGCCTGCAATGCAATCAACAGGCCCGGGAAAGTAAATTAAATATTCAGATTTAGTATATTTAGTATTCGGGACGGGCCTAAAATGGCAAGGAAAATTTAAGTTAACAACGACATACATTGCTGACGAAAGAACTTCATCCTAATTAATCCTAGTGATAATTGGGTCGGCAGGATATACTAGTAGTACATCTGAATTGAAGAACAGAAATATCAAGGGGTTCCTTTCACACGTAAACTGGCTTGTTGTGATACTCATTGTGGGCAGGATGGACGCCGATTTCACAACAAGCTTCCGTGCGCACAGCGGAATTTCATCAGCATCGCATGCGATCGGTGGAAAAATTCACGGAAATGTCAAATCATGCATTCGTGATTTCAACAAGGGCTCGCCGTATGACGTGGACATTTAATTCTTTTCTTTGCCAAACCCACGTCGGACCGGCCGACTGAAAATTAGCTCAAGTAACCGGCGAAAACGACCTCGCGATGCAGCAGCAATGCTCGTTTGCTCGATCGGGGCCACTGTGGAAACATATAGAAGTAGAACAGCTGTTTTGCTGCGTGATACAGGAAGGACGGTCTCATCTAACATGCTAAAAAAAGATCAGAAGTATGAACTCAATGTCTAATTCGCTCCTAGTAACTGGTGATAGGAAACGGAGAACAAATATTAACAGATACAGAAGGAAATTCAAATTTGTTTCCATGCATGTGGATGGCCTGTCCGTCAATCACAAGGGGCCCAAAATCTCGACAATTCAAAAACCAGGAACGCATCTACTACTGCAACTGCAACAGGAACGCCATGAACATGAACAGCGAGAGAACGTACTCGGCTCGGCGGCAGCTAGCAGCTAGCCGCTAGCACCCGTACCTGAGAAGAGCGAGAGCAACGGCAGCGGCAGCAGGAGGAGGACGCAGCGCGGAAGCGGGGAGGAGCGCATGGTCACGGTGCGGAGCTCCGCCCGCGCCATGGCTCGCCTGGGGCTCGCTCCCCTTCGTCGCCCTCGTGCCTCAGGGCAGCGATGCGGGGGGCCGGGCGCTCCTCTGGGCCGGGCCGGGTCGCGCTACCTGAGACCTGAGTACATGTACACCCCTGCTCTTTATAGGCGTAGGCTCGCTGCGGCGTACGCCGTGCTCTGCCTGGTCTTGTCATACATACTACATGCACTTTCTATGTATGTATATACGTTCTAAATGGTTCCAAGTGACGAAACGCATCGCTTTCGGAGACGGCTGCTCGTCCCAGGCACGGCCTGCCTTCCGTGGATAAGCAAAACAAGAAGGCATTCCGACAAAAACAATCAAATGGATGGAAGATTTCATGTATTCCAAACAGGTAGCAGAATCTTTCTTGTTTTTCTAGGTTGCTAGATATACATGcattatgtctaaatacatagtaaaagttcTGTATTTAAAAAGCCAAAACAATACAATTTAACTGAATGAAGGAGTATTATTTACGGATTGATTGGTCTTCGCTCTGCTTGTTGGTAAACCGGAGAGGGGAATATCCATTGTTTTTTAGGAAGGAGAGAGGAATAATCCTATTAAAACAAAATATATTACTTTTTATTACGTAATCAAGACATAttgtatatctaaatgcataataAAAATTACGTATGTCCTATAATTTGGAATTGCAATACAAACGTATCGGCAGAAGGGGTGCGTGTGCGTGTCACGGCGACGGAACGCCGGGCGCCGGCTACTGCACGCGCACGGTGCAGCGCCTTTCGTGGCATCGTCGTCCGCAGTTTCGTCGTTGAGTTGGCTTCGTTCGTTCCGGCTCCGGCGGCGGGCAGCAGGAGCAGATGAATGACAGGTAGTGGTCGCTGACCAAAAATTAAAGGCTCCACGTCATCCCGTCACACCTGATGGAGGCCTGACAGCGAAAGCTTGCGTCCGTGATCTCAggttcttgatctttttgtagacGCCAGCACGGTTGCCAGGAAAAATTTCCTTCTTTTGCTCATCGGGTATGTAAACATGCGAACATAGTTACTGAATGCGACTGTGAATGCTGAACGTTCAACGATCAACACGACGGAAGGAAGAAGTTTAGTTTCTATACGACTATACCTTGTCGGATCCAAGCTATACGATTCTTGATTCGTTGGAGGGTTTAAAAGTCCTCACGCCTCCGAAAAGGCACGTGGGACATTGATTTGAATTGTAAAATTTGATGTACCTATTTATTTATCTCCAGCATTTTCCTGCTCATTTTTTTTCCCGAAAGATCCATTACCGGCTTTCATTGATAAGGGAAGAGCATATTATTTACAAAGGTTTGGCACAAGGATCGCCAAATTGCATGGCTTTCACATCCCAGTGAGAGTCATGCCAATCCTACGTTTTAGAGTTGCATCTTACATAGGATTTATAGCATCAACAGGAGGCTGCTCCAGTGGAGGCAACAGTTCTTCTAGTCCTCTATTTCCTGCCCGTACCCACGTCCTTGCTTCGTCTTGTATGGCTCTGAAAACTTGCTCCAGCGTTCTCGAGGATCTTTGAAACACCCGATTGTTCCTTTCCTTCCATATTTCCCAGGCTGTCAGCATGATCATCGAGCGTATCCCTTCTCTTGCATATCTTGTTCCACTGTTGGCCATGTCAGCATACCATTGTCCCAGATCTTCCGTCTGTGTCCAGTGTGTCGGCCTTAGAGCAGCCGCCGAGATCCAGGAGCCCACCTTGTCCCAGACACTCCTCGAGTAGCCGCATTCTTGAAAGAGGTGTGAGACCGTCTCCAGGTTCCTCACACAGAGTTGGCAGAAATAGTCATTTGGCCATTGCCTAAGCATTAGCCTTGCCGCTGTCCAAACGCGGTTCTGTAGCATAAGCCAAGTGAAGAATCGGCATTTTGGCGGCGCCTTTGTTTTCCATGTGATTTTAGCTGTCATGGATGAGGCCATTCCAAGGAATTGTATTCTATATGCCGATCTTGCAGTGTACTGGCCATCCGCTGTGTGTAGCCAGCTCATCGTATCCTCATTTGCCGACTGGACAGAGATTTCTTGTAAGCAAGTCTAGAGTAATATAAATTCCTCGATCACCCGCTCTGTCATGCTGTAGTCGACATCTCTGATCCAGTTATCATCGTCCAGGGCATCACAAACTGTTCTGTTCTTCCTCTTGCTATGTCTGAACAAGGCCGGGTATAATGTTGCAGGTGCTTGACCATGTAGCCAGCGAGATGACCAGAACTTAGCCTTTTTTCCATTTCCTAAGACCACACTTGTAGCAGCATTGAAGAGTGCAATGTCACTATTGTCAACCGGCAGCTCCATTCCTTTCCACGGTCTGTCAGTGTCGTCCCACGAGAACCAGAGCCACCGAAGCCGCAGGGCACGACTGAACCTCTCTAGTTCGATGATGCCTAGACCACCGTTGCCTGTTGGCGTACATACTTTGTTCCATGCAACCTTGCATTTCCCTCCAGTTAGCTCCTTGTCGCCAGCCCACAAGAATCTTCTACGAAGTTTGTCTAGTTCTTTCAagaaaattttgggtaccttcaCAGCCGTCAGCATGTAAACTGGCAGGGAGCTAAGCACAGAGCGCACCAACTCCCTGCGGCCAGCAACATTCAGCAGTCGCCCTTGCCAGCCAGCCACCCTACCTTTAGCTCTATCTTGGATGTATTGTAGGTGCACCATTCTTAACCTTCCAAGTGTGAGAGGCAGTCCTAAGTATTGCATTGGAAAAGCCACTCTTGGTCCAGGGAAGTCTTGTAGTATCTGTTCCATATCTAGGTCCACACATCTAATCGGTGCCACAGTGCTCTTTTGCATGCTTATCTGTAATCCAGTGGCTGCACCAAAAGCATTCAAGATCTCCATGATGCAGGTAATGTCCTGTCTTCTTGGGTTACTGAAGATTACCGCATCATCAGCATACATCGATATTCGGAGGCCTGCATGTCTACCTTTTAGTTTTGATAGGAAGCCTTGCTGCGTGGCAATGTCAAAGATGTTATTAAGTACATCGATTGCCAATATGAACAGGTAGGGTGACAGTGGAACACCCTGCCTAAGACCTCTCCGGTGCATGATGTTGTCACCTGGGCAACCATTGAGTAGTATTGCCGAGGATGATGTACTGAGGATCGCTGCCAGCCAGTCCAGCCATCTTGTCGAAAATCCCCTTTTGGCAAGCAGCTCAATCAGGTATTCCCATGATACCGAGTCAAATGCTTTGGTTGTGTCGAGTTTGATGAGGCAGGCAGGTGTTCTTGTGCGGTGGTAGTGCCGCGCGAGCCCCCTGACATACAAGAAGTTTTCCTATATGCATCTCCTTTTAATGAAAGCACTTTGAGAGGCAGAGGTTAGCTTATCTATATACATCGCCAATCTATTCGCCGTCACCTTTGTCAGTAACTTTGCAAAGGAGTGGATGAGACTTATTGGTCTGAAATCATTTGGCTCCGTCGCAATTTCCTTCTTGGGGATCAGCACCACCTGTGCTCAGTTTAGGTGTTCCAGAGCCCCATTGTGGTGTATGTAGAAAGCGTGAAAAGCGGCGAGAACATCCGGCTTGATGATTTCCCAGCAATGCTTGTAAAAATCACTGGTAAAACCATCCGGGCCAGGCGCCTTCTCACTGGGAAGATCTCTTATTGCCTGCTGAATCTCATTTTCTGTGAAGGGCCTGTCAAGTTCAAGGCCAGGTAGCTGGACCAGTGTGTTTAGCTGCAGCTGTGGCCATTGGAAGGTTTGTGTCCTGTGTATCTTCTTTCCAATTAGGTCTTGGAAAAAGTCTTGGAGGACCCGTTGTTTTTCATCGTGAGCCCACACCAAAGGTGCCATCCTGTTTTTTGAGTGAAGGTATGTATTGTCTTCTCTTCCTGGCTACCATCTTCAGGTGGAAGAATCTTGTACATGCGTCTCCTGCCTTGATAAAGTTCAGTCTAGACGcctgtcttcttcttctcctctcaATCGCCGCTAAGCCCAATATCCTAATTTTGAGGTCTTGTCATAGAATATTCTCTTCTTCTGATAGTCGTCTGCTTTCTTGGGCAACATCCAACCTGAAAATGACCTCATTTGCAATGTACAGCTGCAGGCGTGCATTGCTAAAAAGTAGTTTGCTCTAGGTTCTTAGCGCCCGCGCCGTCTCTGCTAGCCGTCTGTTCAGTATAGTGTGCGCTGAGCCCCCTTGTGGTTTGCTCCAGGCATTCATGACCACATCCCGGAAGCCATCCACCTTGAGCCAATGGTTTTCAAATCTGAACACGGCTTTCCTGATCACTCGATCTTGTCGGGTGAGAAACAGTGGACAGTGGTCTGAGGCTCCCGTTGCCAGAGCATTTGAGGCGAAATTTGGAAAGGccgcctcccactcattgcaaaACACCCTATCTAAATGCACCAAGGTAGGGTTCTCCCTTTCGTTTGACCATGTGTACTTCCTATTCTGCAGTGCAATCTCCATGAGTTCGCATTCATCTAAAACTCTTCGAAACTTTCCCATCAGCCTTCTATTGAGGTTGAGGTTGTTTTTGTCACTGGCTTGGTAGATTAGGTTAAAATCTCCTAGGATGATCCATGGTACCCCAGCAGTTGGCTTGATAGCATTCAGTTCAGCAAGGAAGTCCTCTTTTCTGCCATCATCCGCTAGGCCGTAACATGTAGTCATTAGAAACTGGGTATCAGAGGAGGCAACTTTGATCATAGCTGAGATGGTGAAAACTCTATTCACTGCATTTGACATTGAGATCATATCCTTATTCCATGCCAAGAGTATGCCACCTCTAGTCCCCTGGGCCCCCAGCTCAAGGTAGGAGTCTAGATAGTGCCCAAAGGTCTCCATGGCAATGGTATTACTAAAACTGCTGAGTTTAGTTTCCTGTAGGCACACTATCATCGGCCGCAAGTAGTTAACTGTCTGTCTGACAAGCTCTCGGTGAGCAGCATCATTTAGGCTTCTTACATTCCACGTCAATACAGAGAGGTCACTGTTATCCATAAACAGACATGTAGGCAACTAGGATTAAACAAGTGATAGGTAGCAACACACATATACTCCCCTGGCCCCGTTGTTCTAACATTCCAAGGGCGCCAGGCACATTCCAGTTCTGAGCACAATTCAACCTCAAGTTCTGACCAGGACCAGCCACAAGACACTGCAACTAGACCATACCACTCTCCCAATCAGGACACAAACAAAGGGCTACTCCCTTGACAGACTGACCCGATAACAGGCAGGACATGATCCCTCCGACACCACTCTATAGTGCTCCCTTACACATAACACTCTACCGATTAACATGACACATCCTTGCCTTGCATGGGCTCCAGTGCATACCCCTTCAGGCTCCACCATCATCCATGGCCTCAGCTCCCTCGACCGCCGCCAACTGTGCTGCTGCTTTAATCACCGGTCCGTTGTCCAGCGAGGTAAGCTTCTGCACTGCTGCAATCTGCTCTGGGGATAGCATCATGGCAAAGCGGTTGGCAAAGGCCGCCAGCGTCTCATCCCCAATCAGCTCATTTGGCCCCACTGTCTAGAATGCCTTAATCAGTCTATGAGTTGCACGCTTGTGCACCAGCACTGAGCAGCCTTTTGCCAGCtgcctggtgctcctcctcagGCCCCCCACTGTAGTCTTCATCACCTTCGTCCGCACAGCAGCCTTGCTGTTCTACTTTGGTGCAGCCAGTGTCGCCAGGACAGGCTGCTCGCAGGGGACAAACATGCTCTCAACAATGGCATTCCTGCGGTCTTCCAGTATGAGCTCCGCGACCTGCTTAGTGATGCCAGTGGTGATCACCTGGCCCTCAATCTCTTGCTGCACCCCAGGTCCAAAATGGATCACATTGCCATATCCTAGGGCAGCTGCCTCCTCGTTCAGCTCCGCAAGCTTGTCCTAGTTGGCTCTGTAGTTGGCCACATAGACCAGAGATCGCTGCTCCTCCAGCGACGGGCTTCTAGGCGGGGAGAAAGACAACGGCTTGGTCATCGCAGCCTCACACGCCGCCAGCGCCTCCTCGATCATCGGGTCGTAGTCTCCTAGGGGGCTGGTGGGTGCAGACCAAAGGTCACCAGTGCACGTCTCCTTGTAGAAGTCCAGCATTGGGTCCGGGTGccttggtggcggtggtggcgctcCAACCGCTCTGGGAAGTGTCCCCAAGAGCAGAGCAGAGCCGAGGTCCCCCTTGCCGAAGTCCATGGCCACCTCCCCGCGTTGAGATTTGTCCATA harbors:
- the LOC136518515 gene encoding glucan endo-1,3-beta-glucosidase 14-like, with the protein product MARAELRTVTMRSSPLPRCVLLLLPLPLLSLFSGIDVASAATTAAPLKFGINYGQIANNLPHPTQVSDLLQSLNVNRVKLYDADPAVLTAFAGTGVEFIVGNEDLFNLTDARKARAWVAQHVQPFLPGTRITCITVGNEVLSGKDTAAMQSLLPAMQAVYQAVVALGLAGQVNVSTAHSVNILASSYPPSSGAFREELAQYVQPILNFHAEVGSPFLINAYPFFAYMASPGTVSLPYVLFEPNPGVVDPNTNLTYDNMLYAQIDAVYAAMKAMGHTDLTVRISETGWPSKGDDDEVGATVANAAAYNGNLMKRIAMGQGTPLKPHVPVDVFVFALFNEDMKPGPTSERNYGLFYPNGTPVYNLGFDRASFYPPSPTYSSSSKLAAITFQMAVVVLLAGFFL